Part of the Cuniculiplasma divulgatum genome, CTGGAATAACTTCTTTCCGTTGAATATACTTAAATCTGTTTGAAATTTAAGAAATCCATTTTCCTTTTCAACTTTTAATGGCTTTGAAAAGTTTGAAAATGGGATCTGATTTCCCTTTACCATTATGAGGGGGTATAGATTTTTCTTTTAAGATGTTTCGCAGATGTTTATACACTATTTTATACGATTTCATAATGCAGCCTGGTGTTGATAGAGGATTTAGATAAATCTCAGAACTATACCACAACCACAGTTGCATTAGTTACCTCTAGAAATGGAAATGTGGATAATGTTATGTCAGCTGAATGGAGCATAAGGGTGTCCATAGATCCATTTCTCATAGGAGTTATGGTGGGGTATGAGCGTGAATCATACAGACTTATATCCAGATCTGGAGAATTTGGTATCAATTACTGCTCAGATGAACAGGGAGAACTTGCTCATATTGCCGGTAACTACTCTTTGAAAGATACTAACAAATTTCAAAAAGGACATATAGCTACTTTTTATGGCAAGTTCATAAAAGCGCCCTTAATAGAGGGGTGTATATCAGTATACGAGTGCCGGGTAATTAATGAATTCAAAGTAGGAGATCACGCTGCTTTCATTGGAGAGGTACTGAATGGCTACTACGATGGTACTAAGAAACCTCTGGTTTTCCACCAGGGAAAATTCTTTCATCTTGGTGACAGAATCTCCCATTAAAATTTAGTTCTGTAATCCTACAAATAATTATTCATAAATTTCATAATCGTCAAACGAATCTTTGAATTTTCTGTTGAACTTTGATCTTATAAAAAATTAATTTATTCAAAAATGAATTGAAATAAAGGTTAATAAAAATCGTATGGCTGATTAAAACAGCCTGGAAAATATACTTGAGTCAGCCTGCATAGATGATACGAATGCCTGTACATTGTTTGATGAATTTTGATTTGCTACTGCCACTGAACTGGATGCTGAAGATCCGTGATATGAAATGGTCAGTAAGTTATAGAAGTAACCAACGAACGCGTTATCAACGAACCCGTGGACATAGGGCTGTATGAAATATACGTTGTTTGGCATTGGAAGCCAGATATATGCTGATAGGTTATAGGTAATGTTGTATATTTCTTTCATGTCATGGGCCTGGACTGCAGATGACTGGAAATCAAGGGTTGAAAAGAGATTCTGCAACGTCTTATTATTTACAAACGCATCATTTCCGCCTAGAGCTCCACCCTGCTGTATATCGTACACAGGCATTAACTGCTGTCCAATTGGATCTGGATAATCAGGTACCCATCCAAGGTCCATAAACCTCGGGAATGAACTGTTTTTCGTAAGACCTGCAAATGTTGCCTC contains:
- a CDS encoding flavin reductase family protein codes for the protein MLIEDLDKSQNYTTTTVALVTSRNGNVDNVMSAEWSIRVSIDPFLIGVMVGYERESYRLISRSGEFGINYCSDEQGELAHIAGNYSLKDTNKFQKGHIATFYGKFIKAPLIEGCISVYECRVINEFKVGDHAAFIGEVLNGYYDGTKKPLVFHQGKFFHLGDRISH